The following are encoded together in the Salvelinus fontinalis isolate EN_2023a unplaced genomic scaffold, ASM2944872v1 scaffold_0001, whole genome shotgun sequence genome:
- the bnip2 gene encoding BCL2/adenovirus E1B 19 kDa protein-interacting protein 2 isoform X1, which yields MLRPSLSSSLSHCYDPLSLSPFLNVTTLSLFLIVTTLSLFLNVTTLSLFLIVTTLSLFLNVTTLSLFLNVTTLSLFLIVTTLSLFLNVTTLSLFLNVTTLSLFLIVTTLSLFLNVTTLSLFLIVTTLSLPPFLIVTTLSLFLPFSMLRPSLSFSLLRPSLSFSLLRPSLSFSLLRPSLSFSLSHCYDPLSLSHCYDPFSLLRPSLSFSLPHCYDPLSLSPFLIVTTLSHCYDPLSLSPFLNVTTLSLFLPFSLLRPFLIVTTLSLFLPSSLLRPSLSFSLSHCYDPLSLSPFLIVTTLSHCYDPFSLLRPFLIVTTLSLFLPFSLLRPFLIVTTLSHCYDPLSLSPFLIVTTLSLFLPFSLLRPSLSFSLPHCYDPLSLSPFLIVTTLSLFLPFSLLRPSLSFSLSHCYDPLSLSPFLIVTTLSHCYDPFSLLRPFLIVTTLSLFLPFSLLRPFLIVTTLSHCYDPLSLSPFLIVTTLSLFLPFSLLRPSLSFSLPHCYDPLSLSPFLIVTTLSLFLPFSLLRPSLSFSLSHCYDPLSLSPFLNVTTLSLFLIVTTLSLFLSFSLLRPSLSFSLSHCYDPLSLSLFLIVTTLSLFLIVTTLSLFLIVTTLSLFLPFSLLRPSLSFSLSHCYDPLSLSPFLNVTTLSLFLIVTTLSLFLSFSSLRPSLSFSLSHCYDPLSLSLFLIVTTLSLFLIVTTLSLFLSFSLLRPSLSFSLLRPSLSFSLLRPSLSFSLSHCYDPLSLSHCYDPLSLSHCYDPLSLSQCYDPLSLSQCYDPLSLPPFLNVTTLSLFLIVTTLSLFLIVTTLSLFLPFSLLRPSLSFSLSHCYDPLSLSHCYDPLSLSLFLIVTTLSLFLPFSLLRLSLSGQSLHRAL from the coding sequence atgttacgaccctctctctcttcctccctttctcattgttacgaccctctctctctttctccctttctcaatgttacgaccctctctctctttctcattgttacgaccctctctctctttctcaatgttacgaccctctctctctttctcattgttacgaccctctctctctttctcaatgttacgaccctctctctctttctcaatgttacgaccctctctctctttctcattgttacgaccctctctctctttctcaatgttacgaccctctctctctttctcaatgttacgaccctctctctctttctcattgttacgaccctctctctctttctcaatgttacgaccctctctctctttctcattgttacgactctctctcttcctccctttctcattgttacgaccctctctctcttcctccctttctcaatgttacgaccctctctctctttctcattgttacgaccctctctctctttctcattgttacgaccctctctctctttctcattgttacgaccctctctctctttctccctttctcattgttacgaccctctctctctttctcattgttacgaccctttctcattgttacgaccctctctctctttctcccttcctcattgttacgaccctctctctctttctccctttctcattGTTACGACCCTCTCTCATTGttacgaccctctctctctttctccctttctcaatgttacgaccctctctctctttctccctttctcattgttacgaccctttctcattgttacgaccctctctctctttctcccttcctcattgttacgaccctctctctctttctccctttctcattgttacgaccctctctctctttctccctttctcattgttacgaccctttctcattgttacgaccctttctcattgttacgaccctttctcattgttacgaccctctctctctttctccctttctcattgttacgaccctttctcattgttacgaccctttctcattgttacgaccctctctctctttctcccttcctcattgttacgaccctctctctctttctccctttctcattgttacgaccctctctctctttctcccttcctcattgttacgaccctctctctctttctccctttctcattgttacgaccctctctctctttctccctttctcattgttacgaccctctctctctttctccctttctcattgttacgaccctctctctctttctccctttctcattgttacgaccctttctcattgttacgaccctttctcattgttacgaccctttctcattgttacgaccctctctctctttctccctttctcattgttacgaccctttctcattgttacgaccctttctcattgttacgaccctctctctctttctcccttcctcattgttacgaccctctctctctttctccctttctcattgttacgaccctctctctctttctcccttcctcattgttacgaccctctctctctttctccctttctcattgttacgaccctctctctctttctccctttctcattgttacgaccctctctctctttctccctttctcattgttacgaccctctctctctttctccctttctcaatgttacgaccctctctctctttctcattgttacgaccctctctctctttctctctttctcattgttacgaccctctctctctttctctctttctcattgttacgaccctctctctctttctctctttctcattgttacgaccctctctctctttctcattgttacgaccctctctctctttctcattgttacgaccctctctctctttctccctttctcattgttacgaccctctctctctttctccctttctcattgttacgaccctctctctctttctccctttctcaatgttacgaccctctctctctttctcattgttacgaccctctctctctttctctctttctcatcgttacgaccctctctctctttctctctttctcattgttacgaccctctctctctttctctctttctcattgttacgaccctctctctctttctcattgttacgaccctctctctctttctctctttctcattgttacgaccctctctctctttctcattgttacgaccctctctctctttctcattgttacgaccctctctctctttctctctttctcattgttacgaccctctctctctttctcattgttacgaccctctctctctttctcattgttacgaccctctctctctttctcaatgttacgaccctctctctctttctcaatgttacgaccctctctctcttcctccctttctcaatgttacgaccctctctctctttctcattgttacgaccctctctctctttctcattgttacgaccctctctctctttcttcctttctcattgttacgaccctctctctctttctccctttctcattgttacgaccctctctctctttctcattgttacgaccctctctctctttctctctttctcattgttacgaccctctctctcttcctccctttctcattgttacgactctctctctctggtcaatcTCTCCACCGTGCTCTGTAA